In Melanotaenia boesemani isolate fMelBoe1 chromosome 18, fMelBoe1.pri, whole genome shotgun sequence, the sequence TGGTTTTGGGACTCCTTTGGGAACAGTTGCTGCGACCCCTGCTTCCACCACTAGCACCACTCAATCTCTTGGTCTAGGAGGTAGCCTCTTTGGTCAGAAACCTGCTGGAGGGTTCTCTTTAACTACACCTGCCTCAAGTAATGACACAACATATGTGCAGCAAGATTACATGCAAGCATTGAAATAAATGTCTGTAGCGTTAATGCCTGTGATCATGGTTATTCACCATGTGCTAACCAAAAACTGATATTATTCTCTTTCAGGTGCTACTGCACCCACTACAGGTCTTACATTGGGTATGTTTGCATTTCTGGCACAACTTTTAAGTAAGATTCATTAATCCCAAGATTTTAACCTAAATTAACCTCATATAATTGCTCTCAGGTGCCCCAGCTGCTGCAAGTACCACAACTGGCTTCAGTTTAGCCTTCAACAAGCCCACTGCCTCAGCAACCCCCTTCTCCCTCACCGCTACTACCACCTCCTCAAATGCGGGAGCAGGTTTAACATTTGGCTCTGTCCTGACGTCCATGGCTCCACAGCAGCCTGCAGCCACAGGCTTCACCCTTGGCCTTGGTGGTGCAGCAACCTCCTCTGTGGTCTCAACTGTACCATCATTGGGCACAGGTCTTTTCTCAAGCACTGGGTCTACAGGTAAGATATAGCCATGGGGATGTTTGCATGCTCAAAGCTGTTTTAATGTAGTTTACATTTACCACAATATCTATGATTTTAGGTTTAGGTCAGACCACTCTCGGAGGAGGAGGCGGGCTAATCTTGGGCTCTCTATTGGCTACCTCAACGGCTGTATCAGCTGCTCCTGCCCCAAGTATTGGCTTGGGAGGAGTCGACTTTAGCACATCGTCAGAGAATAAAAGTGACACGTCCTCTGGTGCCAACGCACAGTATGTCCTTGATAATCTATATGTGCATGTATCTTTATAAACGGGTTGATACAATTTTTGCTTTCTAGCACGTAAATGTTAACCTTATTAGCAGTGatctttctttgttgttgtagtcatcaaagaacaaaactatctttgtttttcttcctttcaggGACAGTAAAGCCTTAAAAGATGAGAATCTTCCCCCAGTCATTTGCCAGGATGTTGAAATTTTCCAGTAAGTATTGTTGTATGTCTGCTTATTTGTTAACACTTGGCTGAATGTTGCTTTAGTGTCAGCTCATTGgttccattattattattttttttttttttttgtaggaaaTTTGTAAAGGAGCAGAAGCAGGTTCAGGAGGACATCAGCAGGATGTCATCAAAGGCCATTTCTAAAGTCCAAGATGATATCAAGAGCCTCAAGCAGCTTCTCTCTGTCAGTGCCAGTGGTCTTCAGCGCCAGGCCCTAGCCATTGACAAACTAAAGTTGGAGACGGCACAGGTAAAAACGGGTTCCAGAGTTGTCATgagtataattattattattttaaatatccaGACCAAACTATTTAAAAGAGGACAGAGGAAAAGGAGTAACGGTGCTGTTCAAACTCTCATCCTCATCATGTGCTTAACAGAAGCATGACTATATGAGACTCTTTATTGGGCTTACTATGCATCTTTGAGTTGAAACATTTCTTTCATATATCCCTCAACAACTGACAACGCTGACTAGTAGACCTTCAGATGTGAAACAGCTGGCTTCTCTCTGTCTTCTGTTCTCAAGGAGCTGAAAAATGCAGACATAGCATTGCGTACACAAAAAACGCCACCTGGACTTCAGCATGAAAACACGGCTCCGTCAGAGTAAGTGAGACGGTGAACAACAATGTCTTAAGAAAATCCCAGGAAGATGAAGTTGTTGTATATGTTGCATTTGAGTGTCATATTTTTAGCAATTaatagctttttttctgtcatgttaaGACAGGATGAGGTAAACCACTCTCAATTGCTTGTGTTCTCTAAATATCTTTTATTACTTTATAGGTGTGGATATTAAAataggcatttttttt encodes:
- the nup58 gene encoding nucleoporin p58/p45 isoform X3, coding for MSGFNFGSGTLGSTNTGGGFTFGAVTSAPAASTGGFGFGTPLGTVAATPASTTSTTQSLGLGGSLFGQKPAGGFSLTTPASSATAPTTGLTLGAPAAASTTTGFSLAFNKPTASATPFSLTATTTSSNAGAGLTFGSVLTSMAPQQPAATGFTLGLGGAATSSVVSTVPSLGTGLFSSTGSTGLGQTTLGGGGGLILGSLLATSTAVSAAPAPSIGLGGVDFSTSSENKSDTSSGANAQDSKALKDENLPPVICQDVEIFQKFVKEQKQVQEDISRMSSKAISKVQDDIKSLKQLLSVSASGLQRQALAIDKLKLETAQELKNADIALRTQKTPPGLQHENTAPSDYFRSLVEQFEVQLQQYRQQIEELENHLTTQSSGSHITPQDLTLAMQKLYQTFVAQAAQLQSVHENVKILKHQYLSYRRAFLEDSTDVFESKRASNRKWQSAPRVTTGPAPFSSVPNAAAVAMAATLTQQQQPTPGFGGGPGFGGVGTGGSSFGFSSTSKPTGGSLSAGFGSSSTSGFNFSNPGINPSAGLTFGVSTQPTPGFATATPLLQLKKPPAGNKRGKR
- the nup58 gene encoding nucleoporin p58/p45 isoform X4, which produces MSGFNFGSGTLGSTNTGGGFTFGAVTSAPAASTGGFGFGTPLGTVAATPASTTSTTQSLGLGGSLFGQKPAGGFSLTTPASSATAPTTGLTLGAPAAASTTTGFSLAFNKPTASATPFSLTATTTSSNAGAGLTFGSVLTSMAPQQPAATGFTLGLGGAATSSVVSTVPSLGTGLFSSTGSTGLGQTTLGGGGGLILGSLLATSTAVSAAPAPSIGLGGVDFSTSSENKSDTSSGANAQDSKALKDENLPPVICQDVEIFQKFVKEQKQVQEDISRMSSKAISKVQDDIKSLKQLLSVSASGLQRQALAIDKLKLETAQELKNADIALRTQKTPPGLQHENTAPSDYFRSLVEQFEVQLQQYRQQIEELENHLTTQSSGSHITPQDLTLAMQKLYQTFVAQAAQLQSVHENVKILKHQYLSYRRAFLEDSTDVFESKRASNRKWQSAPRVTTGPAPFSSVPNAAAVAMAATLTQQQQPTPGFGSSSTSGFNFSNPGINPSAGLTFGVSTQPTPGFATATPLLQLKKPPAGNKRGKR
- the nup58 gene encoding nucleoporin p58/p45 isoform X1, giving the protein MSGFNFGSGTLGSTNTGGGFTFGAVTSAPAASTGGFGFGTPLGTVAATPASTTSTTQSLGLGGSLFGQKPAGGFSLTTPASSATAPTTGLTLGAPAAASTTTGFSLAFNKPTASATPFSLTATTTSSNAGAGLTFGSVLTSMAPQQPAATGFTLGLGGAATSSVVSTVPSLGTGLFSSTGSTGLGQTTLGGGGGLILGSLLATSTAVSAAPAPSIGLGGVDFSTSSENKSDTSSGANAQDSKALKDENLPPVICQDVEIFQKFVKEQKQVQEDISRMSSKAISKVQDDIKSLKQLLSVSASGLQRQALAIDKLKLETAQELKNADIALRTQKTPPGLQHENTAPSDYFRSLVEQFEVQLQQYRQQIEELENHLTTQSSGSHITPQDLTLAMQKLYQTFVAQAAQLQSVHENVKILKHQYLSYRRAFLEDSTDVFESKRASNRKWQSAPRVTTGPAPFSSVPNAAAVAMAATLTQQQQPTPGTQAPLGAGFGNPFASAVGTSLGSSTLGGFGGGPGFGGVGTGGSSFGFSSTSKPTGGSLSAGFGSSSTSGFNFSNPGINPSAGLTFGVSTQPTPGFATATPLLQLKKPPAGNKRGKR
- the nup58 gene encoding nucleoporin p58/p45 isoform X2; the protein is MSGFNFGSGTLGSTNTGGGFTFGAVTSAPAASTGGFGFGTPLGTVAATPASTTSTTQSLGLGGATAPTTGLTLGAPAAASTTTGFSLAFNKPTASATPFSLTATTTSSNAGAGLTFGSVLTSMAPQQPAATGFTLGLGGAATSSVVSTVPSLGTGLFSSTGSTGLGQTTLGGGGGLILGSLLATSTAVSAAPAPSIGLGGVDFSTSSENKSDTSSGANAQDSKALKDENLPPVICQDVEIFQKFVKEQKQVQEDISRMSSKAISKVQDDIKSLKQLLSVSASGLQRQALAIDKLKLETAQELKNADIALRTQKTPPGLQHENTAPSDYFRSLVEQFEVQLQQYRQQIEELENHLTTQSSGSHITPQDLTLAMQKLYQTFVAQAAQLQSVHENVKILKHQYLSYRRAFLEDSTDVFESKRASNRKWQSAPRVTTGPAPFSSVPNAAAVAMAATLTQQQQPTPGTQAPLGAGFGNPFASAVGTSLGSSTLGGFGGGPGFGGVGTGGSSFGFSSTSKPTGGSLSAGFGSSSTSGFNFSNPGINPSAGLTFGVSTQPTPGFATATPLLQLKKPPAGNKRGKR